In the genome of Massilia sp. W12, the window GCCAATGGGCAGCCTCGATGGGGAACGTCATTGCGAGAGGAATTTAATAATGCATCTGGAGATCTAAGGGCAGCAGGTGTATCTGAAAAGTGCAGAAAACGTGCCTTAAAGAAAGCATTTCAATATTTCTACAACCGGTAAAAGGGAGAGTATCATGACTGGGTTGATCAATATATTACCACCAACATTCAATCTTTCTTCTGGCGCTAAGAGCACTGATATCAGCGATCTTGAAAAATTAATTAAATTAAAGTTACCAAATGATTACAAAGATTTTTTACTTATTTCAGATGGTGGCGAGGGGCGCATTGGAAGTGCTTATTTCTTATTTTGGCCAATTTCAAAACTTTATGAAAGAAATCACTCAGCAAATATTTTCAATTACATGGGAGAACAATTTCTTGGGATTGGCACTAATGGTGGTGGTGAATGCTATGCCTTAGATTACACAAACGACAGAGAAAATCCAAAATTTGTTGTTGTTTCATTGGGCGATTTAGATCACTCAGAAAAATTCATTATTGCGGATTCAATATCACAGGGACTGGAAAATGCTCGCAATGGTGTTTTTGATGATAGCACTTATAATGAACCAAGCAATGTTATTTTATCCAAAGAGATTTTAGATAGTCTCCCCTGAACAATTCCCAACCTCCTGATTTTATTGAAAAAAATTGAGGAATGGAGACCGCAGAATTGCAAGAAATGATTAAAATAGAATTCATTTCCGGCAAAAAGCGGAGGGGCAAATGGGGCCGAAACCGACGGGGACAGTAAGCGCGGATATGTTCCGACAAAGGCTTGATGAGTTGGTCAACCCCAAACATCCATTGGTGAAGTTGGCCGATTTGATGGATTGGAGCGTGTTCGAGAGGGAATGGACGACGCATTTCCCGTCATCGCGAGGCAGACCAGCAACTTCTACGCGCCTGATCGCAGGCCTTTTGTATCTGCAACACACATTTGCGTTATCTGACGAAGATGTTGTGTGGGGATGGGTTGAGAATCCATATTGGCAATTGTTTTGCGGGGAAATTTGGTTTCAACATCACCCGCCAATTGACCCCAGTTCGCTGACGCGTTGGCGCAAACGGATTGGAGAAAAAGGTCTGGAATGGATGCTGACGCAGACAATCAAAGCAGCAGAAAAAGCCAAGGTGGTGGAACAAAAAAGCTTTGAGAAGGTGATCGTTGATAGCACAGTGCAAGAAAAAGCGATTACGTGGCCAACCGACGCAAAATTGCTGGAGCGCGCCAGGCAGCATCTGGTCAAATTTGCCATTGAGGAAAAGTTGGATTTGCGGCAAAACTATAACCGTGAGGCGCCAAAATTAGCCGGGCAAGTAGCGCGTTATGCTCACGCCAAGCAGTTCAAACGCATGCGCGGCAGTTTAAAGAAGCTCAAGACGCTGGTGGGGCGCGTTTATCGGGATGTGGAGCGCAAGCTCGCCAACAAGTCTGAGAGCGTGAAGCAGAAAGCCAGCGACTTGCTGGCCAAAGCGAAGCGCCTGCTGACGCAACAAAAAAATGACAAGAATAAACTTTATAGCCTGCATGCGCCGGAAGTTGAATGCATCTCCAAAGGAAAGGCCCGGCAGCCATATGAATTCGGTGTGAAGGTTTCGATTACGGTGACACACAAAGAAGGCTTGGTGGTGGGGATGCGCAGTATGCCCGGCAACCCATACGATGGCCATACTTTATACGAAGCATTGGAACAAGCGGCCATCCTGACAGATACCCTTCCAAAAGAGGCATTTACAGATTTGGGCTATCGCGGCGGCACAGCGCCAAGCGGCGTTAAAGTCTTCCATCGACGTTTAAAGCGCAACATCACAGCGCGACTTCGGCGGGATATCCGACGGCGAAGCGCAATTGAACCGGTGATTGGACATATGAAAAATGACGGAAGATTGAGCAGAAATTGGTTGAAAGGCGCTGATGGTGATGCCTTTCATGCTTTGTTATGCGGCTGCGGCCACAATCTGCGCATGATCCTCCGAAAGCTCCGGCTTTTTTTGGCCTTCCTTGCGTTTCTTTGCAGCTTCAGATTTCCTGAGGGAAAACCTTGTCTGACCGCAGATTGCATTTGTTGACCTTAATTTGAATTGTTCAGGGCCGACTAGATATTAAATTGAGAAATTTAAGAATGAAAGCTGATGCCAAATGGAAGGAAAAGAATTATAAAGAATACATAAAGATAATGGATGAATTTAAAAGTGAATGGACTGATAGCGAAATAAAGAAAATTCAATATTCAAAGAAAATGCTGTCAGAACCATAATCCACATAAATAATAATATGATGTGCTGGGCAACAACACTGACAGCCGCCTGCTCGATGGCCGCATCATCAACCGCCTGTTCTATGGTTCCGGCCATTTGCATCAAATCAATCTGATGCTGCCTGATGGCGCGGTGCAAGAACTGACCGATGTCCAAGGCCGGGTGGTGTGGGCGGCGCAATACCAGGTGTGGGGCGAAGCCGAAATGCTGCAAACCGGAACTGGGTCGGCTTGGCAATACAGCGAACCGCTGCCGCAGGTGGAACAGCCTTTCCGTTTCCAGGGACAGCAATATGACGCGGAAACGGGTTTGCACTATAATCGCTTCCGGTATTATGATCCGGCGATTGGGCGGTTTATCAGTCAGGATCCGATTGGGTTGTTGGGGGGGCGCTAATAAATTTATTTATGGTGCAGACCCTAATGGATGGACTGATATCAGTGGATTAATGGCATGTCGATTACGCGACAGTAGAGGGAGATTTAGACGACCAAGTACTGCTTTGGAGGAGTTGCAGCAGTTACCTCCATTCAATGGCATGCAACAATCAGATATTGAAGCGATTTTGCGAAGAAAAGGATATACACAAGTTACTGCAAGAAGTGGAGGAGATGTTTGGACGAAAGCAACGCCTGATGGGAATACTGCTGCAATTCGACTGGACCCGGCAAAGGTTCGTACTCCCCCAAGGGGCTTTGCCGATGAAGTAAAGCACGCACACAAGGAGATTGTGCCGACATCCAATGTTTCTGGTGGAAATTACCGTGGAGCTTCTCATGTCCTGGATGATAGTTGTATAGTTTCAACAAACCCGAGAGATTTACATATACCGATTTTATAATGGATCAGCGGGAGAGTATTGAATTTTAAAAAAACATTAAAGATACATTTCCAGTATGAAATATTCAATCCTCAATGTTTTGCAAAGAGTTAAGCCAATGTATAAAGTCATCTACATTGGCCCAATTGTGCACCACGGCATCATCTGAATAAACAGATATCATCCCAGGGGAGTGACTATTGTCGGATTTGAAACAATAATAATCAATTCCCTGTGATTGAATTTCAACCATGAAAGGAAGTAACTCATTCTTTTTAAAGTTGGAAAGGAAGTCATGGAAATTTTCTGGTTGAATTATTGAGAAATTTAAATATTTGTTTTTATTTAACGATATTATCGAAAAAATATTTTCAATTTCACTATGAAAGTTTTGATGGAATTTTATTCCGGACGTTTTTTCCAAATCAGAAAAATATTTTTTAACATCCATATCATCACCTTTAAGTTAATCAACTTCATTATTATAGCATGACTTATTAACCAGACATCTCTATTCAGCACCTGAGCCTCCGCCGTCATTCCTGTTTGTAGGGGGGCTGAAATTGCACGCGACTACCGCTATAACACCGCCGGCAATCTCTTGCAAAAACACGCCAACATCGGCGCCACGCCGCATTTCAATGGACGCCAGGAAACCCAGCACTACGCCTACGCCCCCGCAGGCCGCATTCTGCAAGCGCAACACCAGCGCGGCGCCAGCCAGATTCAAGAGCCAGTCAGTCGCCGCAAGCCCATCAGGGCTTAGCGCCTGCGCTCAGCGATTGTATCCTTTGTACGGTTTTCTCAAACTTATCCTGCGCCCCGCTTTCTTTGTAGGCCACCGCCAGACCCTGCAAAATCGCCAGCTTGCCGGTATGCTCGGCCGGGAACAGTTTTTCATCAATCGCCAAGGCGCGCTGATAATGTGCAATCGCCTTGTCATAGGCTTTCATTTCCAGATAAACCGCAGCCAGATTATTCAAGCGCACTGCAGTTGATAAATGGGTGAGGCCAAAGGCTTTTTCGGCGATTTTCAAGGCGCGCTGCTGATATTGCAAAGCCTTGTCGTAATTGCCCATGGCGCGCTGAATTTCCGCCAAGACATTCAAGCAGGCGCCGGTGGAGGGGTGTTCCGGGCCTGAGGCTTTTTCCATAATCAGCAAACAACGCTGCGCCATCATCAAGCCTTTTTGATACACGCCCATGCGGCGCAGCAATTCAGCTTGATTCAAATACGCCACGCCGGTATTCGGATGTTCGGCGCCCTCCTCTTTTTCCGATAATTCCAGCACTTGCTGATACAGCGGCTGGGCTTTTTCCAGCGCGCCCTGGGCCACATGTAAATTCGCCATGCTGTTCAAAATCTGCAATTTGGCTGTGGCGGCGGCGCTATCTTTTTCCACCAGCGCCAAGGCGCGCTGATACAGGGCGTCCGCGCTTTTCAAATCGCCCAGACCTTGCAAAATTTCCGCCTGGGTGTGTAAAAACTGCGCCTGTTCAGCGCTGGCCGCCGGCTTTTTACTCTCCAGCACGGCCAAGGCGCGTTTCACCAGCGGCAAGGCTTTGTTATACGCCCCCATGTTTTTGTACAGACCGGATAAATTCGACAGTGAGGCTAACAGCCGCTCGGTTTGCACCGTGGGGTCGCTGTCAGCCAGGCGCATCGCCTGTTCGGCTTTTTCCAATGCCTGTTTGTGCTGGCCAGCGCCGAATAATTGCACCACTTCCTGATTAATGGCGTGCAATTGCTGATTCACATCGGTCTTGCCCTGCGCAAAACATGCGGCGCCGCTCAAGATCAGCGCCAAAGCCATTTGTCGCCCGCTGCGCATAATTCCTCCGTTTTACAAGCTGCGCGGTTTATGCGCGCAAAAAGATTTCCAACACGCGGTCGGTCAATTCATCCAGGCTGACGCCTTTGCCGGGGCGATACCATTGCACGGTGTAATTAATCGCGCCCAACAGCAATAAACGCACCACTTTATCGTCCGAATCAAGCAGGCTGTGTTGTTTTAAATCAGCCAGCGCTTGCTGCCAAATGGCGTCATAACGGTCTTTCAAACCGATAATGCGCTGCTGCAATTCCGGCGTCAGGCTGCGCCAGTCATACAGCAAGACCGGAATAAAATCCTGGCCTTCACCCAGCACGGTTTGCAAATGGCTGCGCACCAGGGCGCGGAATTTCTCGCGCGGGGCCAGGCCGCTTTGGCCGATTTTTTCGGTTTCCGCCAAACCGGCCACCAGCCCCTCTTCCATCACCGCCGCCAGAATTTCCTGCTTGCTCTTGAAGTGGTAAAACGGACTGCCGGAACGCATGCCGACCGCATCCGCAATTGCGCGGATGGTGGTGCCCTCAAAGCCTTTTTCACGAAACAGGCGCGCCGCCACCCGTAACAAATCTGCACGCCGGTTGCCATCTTCATCGGCGACTGTCATCAATGCTGTCTTCACCACTGCGGTTTCTTCGGCTTTCATGTCTCTTTCGCTCAAGGTTGGCAGCTGCTTCATCCAAGCAGCCTGATATTGGCATTCTGTTGAGATGCATAGACAAGTATTGCTCATGACGCAACATGCCTGCAGGCAACAAGCCCACACTTTACCATGAGACAGGGCGTACAGACGCCTGTGCGCCATACCAGCGCGCGCCGCTTGCGCCAGGCTTCAAGCCTCAAGCGCGGGCACGGGCGGCCAATCCGGCGGCAACTGCAGGCGCATGCGCAGCAGCCCGGCGGCCAGCGATTTGCCCAGATTGTCGCTGCGCAGTGAATACGCTGCGCCGCCATCCAAGGCCTGATGCAAGACAAATTTGATCGCGAGCAGGCCCGGCAGGCAGTAACGTTCGACCTTGGGCGTTTGCGGATTGGCGAAAAATGCGCTGAATTGCTGCGCCACCGCCGCTTCATCAATCTGCGCCACCGCCAGGGCATAGCTGGCGGCGTCGGGCAAAAACAGGCTTAAGTCCGCGCTATTGCCTTTATCGCCGCCGCGCGCGTGGGCGATTTGCGCCAGATAAATACTTTTTTGCGTCTCCATTCACACCTCCAGCAGGGTGACTGTTGGCTGCAGGCAGTCAAACGGCAGCCGGCTTTGCCAAATGCCCAGCAATTGGCTGGGACTGGCCGCGCCCATGCGCCCGGCGACAAAGGGCGGGCCGGATAAGGCCAGCGGCGGAAACATGCGCGGCAGCGCTTCGGCAATCTGCCGTTTCGCGCTGCGCACCGCCAGGCGCAACCAGACTTCCGCATGATCTTGCGCCGCATCGGCTTGCGCCATCGGCCCCAAAATCGCATCATGTCCCAGCATTTCGACCCGCATATCCTGCTGCGCCACGCCGAGCTTGCCCAAACGCGCGCAAATCTGCTCTGCCGCAAAGCGCGCTTTGCGCAAGGC includes:
- a CDS encoding SMI1/KNR4 family protein, yielding MTGLINILPPTFNLSSGAKSTDISDLEKLIKLKLPNDYKDFLLISDGGEGRIGSAYFLFWPISKLYERNHSANIFNYMGEQFLGIGTNGGGECYALDYTNDRENPKFVVVSLGDLDHSEKFIIADSISQGLENARNGVFDDSTYNEPSNVILSKEILDSLP
- a CDS encoding IS5 family transposase; this encodes MGPKPTGTVSADMFRQRLDELVNPKHPLVKLADLMDWSVFEREWTTHFPSSRGRPATSTRLIAGLLYLQHTFALSDEDVVWGWVENPYWQLFCGEIWFQHHPPIDPSSLTRWRKRIGEKGLEWMLTQTIKAAEKAKVVEQKSFEKVIVDSTVQEKAITWPTDAKLLERARQHLVKFAIEEKLDLRQNYNREAPKLAGQVARYAHAKQFKRMRGSLKKLKTLVGRVYRDVERKLANKSESVKQKASDLLAKAKRLLTQQKNDKNKLYSLHAPEVECISKGKARQPYEFGVKVSITVTHKEGLVVGMRSMPGNPYDGHTLYEALEQAAILTDTLPKEAFTDLGYRGGTAPSGVKVFHRRLKRNITARLRRDIRRRSAIEPVIGHMKNDGRLSRNWLKGADGDAFHALLCGCGHNLRMILRKLRLFLAFLAFLCSFRFPEGKPCLTADCIC
- a CDS encoding RHS repeat-associated core domain-containing protein translates to MLGNNTDSRLLDGRIINRLFYGSGHLHQINLMLPDGAVQELTDVQGRVVWAAQYQVWGEAEMLQTGTGSAWQYSEPLPQVEQPFRFQGQQYDAETGLHYNRFRYYDPAIGRFISQDPIGLLGGR
- a CDS encoding tetratricopeptide repeat protein; its protein translation is MRSGRQMALALILSGAACFAQGKTDVNQQLHAINQEVVQLFGAGQHKQALEKAEQAMRLADSDPTVQTERLLASLSNLSGLYKNMGAYNKALPLVKRALAVLESKKPAASAEQAQFLHTQAEILQGLGDLKSADALYQRALALVEKDSAAATAKLQILNSMANLHVAQGALEKAQPLYQQVLELSEKEEGAEHPNTGVAYLNQAELLRRMGVYQKGLMMAQRCLLIMEKASGPEHPSTGACLNVLAEIQRAMGNYDKALQYQQRALKIAEKAFGLTHLSTAVRLNNLAAVYLEMKAYDKAIAHYQRALAIDEKLFPAEHTGKLAILQGLAVAYKESGAQDKFEKTVQRIQSLSAGAKP
- a CDS encoding TetR/AcrR family transcriptional regulator, with the translated sequence MKQLPTLSERDMKAEETAVVKTALMTVADEDGNRRADLLRVAARLFREKGFEGTTIRAIADAVGMRSGSPFYHFKSKQEILAAVMEEGLVAGLAETEKIGQSGLAPREKFRALVRSHLQTVLGEGQDFIPVLLYDWRSLTPELQQRIIGLKDRYDAIWQQALADLKQHSLLDSDDKVVRLLLLGAINYTVQWYRPGKGVSLDELTDRVLEIFLRA